A genome region from Maridesulfovibrio salexigens DSM 2638 includes the following:
- a CDS encoding phage tail protein, with translation MGMLKLGDFIFSVDTAAYQALQRSTARRWAKIQRIGKRVAHQDLGPGDDAITLPGVIYPTYKGGLTQIDEMRKMMNAGEPLMMVDGQGNVHDKWIILSVTGNDSVFFQDGVAQQQDFSIKIERFEE, from the coding sequence ATGGGAATGCTCAAATTAGGCGATTTTATTTTTAGTGTTGATACTGCCGCGTATCAGGCTTTGCAGCGTTCAACGGCTAGACGGTGGGCAAAAATACAGCGGATCGGAAAGCGAGTCGCCCATCAAGATTTAGGGCCGGGGGATGATGCTATCACTTTGCCCGGCGTAATCTACCCGACATACAAAGGCGGGCTTACCCAGATAGATGAAATGCGTAAAATGATGAACGCGGGCGAACCTCTTATGATGGTGGACGGGCAGGGCAATGTTCACGATAAGTGGATTATCCTTTCTGTAACTGGAAATGACAGCGTATTTTTTCAAGACGGCGTTGCACAGCAGCAAGACTTTTCAATCAAAATTGAGCGGTTCGAAGAATGA